In a single window of the Candidatus Tanganyikabacteria bacterium genome:
- a CDS encoding nucleotide sugar dehydrogenase produces MSKERFAVVGLGYVGLPVALGFAREFPGTIGFDINPTRISELMAGHDRTGEVPPEELLRAQLHLTSGPGDLVDATFFIVAVPTPIDRNNRPDLTPLLKASETVGRVLRPGAVVVFESTVYPSVTEDVCGPVLERVSGLKRGADFKLGYSPERINPGDREHTLERIVKVVSGEDAATLERVADAYGAVVRAGVHRAPSIKVAEAAKVIENTQRDLNIALMNELALIFERLGIRTSDVLAAAATKWNFLKFSPGLVGGHCIGVDPYYLTTKAEELGYHPQVILAGRRINDAMGAHVAQRLIKLLINADVPVKGAQVGILGLTFKEDVPDLRNSRVPDIIAELRQFGVDPVVHDPIANPDEAVHEYGVRLADWSEIRDLDGLVIAVGHHAYRKQGPEALFGCLKNGGVVIDVKSILEPAVVPSHVRYWSL; encoded by the coding sequence GTGAGCAAAGAACGATTCGCAGTTGTAGGCCTAGGCTACGTCGGCCTCCCCGTCGCCCTCGGATTCGCCCGGGAGTTCCCTGGCACCATAGGATTCGACATAAACCCGACCAGAATCAGCGAGCTGATGGCGGGGCACGACCGCACCGGTGAGGTCCCGCCAGAGGAGCTTTTGAGGGCACAACTGCACCTGACGTCTGGGCCGGGCGACCTGGTTGATGCCACGTTCTTCATCGTGGCCGTGCCGACCCCGATTGACCGGAACAATCGGCCGGATCTCACCCCGTTGCTCAAGGCATCGGAGACCGTGGGACGGGTCCTCAGGCCCGGGGCGGTCGTCGTCTTCGAGTCGACCGTCTATCCGAGCGTGACGGAGGATGTCTGCGGGCCCGTACTGGAGCGAGTGTCTGGCCTAAAGCGCGGGGCGGACTTCAAGCTGGGCTATTCCCCCGAGCGAATCAATCCGGGTGACAGGGAGCATACCCTTGAGCGCATCGTGAAGGTCGTGTCGGGCGAGGATGCCGCAACCCTGGAGCGCGTGGCAGACGCATACGGTGCGGTCGTAAGGGCCGGCGTGCACCGAGCCCCGTCGATCAAGGTGGCCGAAGCCGCCAAGGTCATCGAGAACACCCAGAGAGATCTGAACATCGCGCTGATGAACGAATTGGCGCTGATCTTCGAGCGGCTGGGGATCCGAACGTCGGATGTGTTGGCTGCCGCAGCCACAAAGTGGAACTTCCTCAAATTCTCTCCCGGTCTGGTCGGGGGGCATTGCATCGGCGTCGACCCCTACTACTTAACGACCAAGGCGGAAGAGCTCGGTTACCACCCGCAAGTGATCCTTGCCGGACGGCGAATAAACGACGCCATGGGCGCCCACGTCGCCCAGCGGCTGATCAAGCTATTGATCAACGCCGACGTGCCGGTGAAGGGGGCGCAGGTCGGAATACTCGGGCTGACCTTCAAGGAGGACGTCCCCGACCTGCGCAACAGTCGTGTCCCCGACATTATCGCCGAATTGCGGCAGTTCGGGGTCGATCCCGTGGTGCACGATCCAATCGCCAATCCGGATGAGGCGGTCCACGAGTACGGCGTGCGCCTGGCCGACTGGTCCGAGATCCGGGATCTCGATGGCCTGGTGATCGCCGTCGGCCACCACGCGTACCGCAAGCAGGGGCCTGAAGCCCTCTTTGGATGCCTGAAGAATGGCGGAGTGGTCATTGATGTCAAGTCGATCCTCGAGCCGGCGGTCGTGCCTTCTCATGTCAGGTATTGGAGCTTGTGA
- a CDS encoding SDR family oxidoreductase: MVERYDALKAKLRTEPRRWLVTGAAGFIGSNLVEALLGLGQQVVGIDNFATGFAHNLDDVKRSVSQESWGRFRFLEGDITRLGDCAAACEGVDYVLHQAALGSVPRSLEDPLRTHRANVDGFMTMLLASRDSGVKRFVFAASSSTYGDHSALPKVEELIGEPLSPYALSKYVNELYASLFSRLYGLEYVGLRYFNVFGPRQDPEGPYAAVIPRWISNLLAGQICEINGDGETSRDFCYVDNAIQANILAALTLDPDAINEVYNVAFGERTTLNELYRMIRDRLAAQSEGLRDLEPVYADFRHGDVRHSQADIGKAKRLLGFLPTHSVELGLDETLRWYATGQDPSDKGLVQNGASR, from the coding sequence ATGGTTGAGCGCTATGATGCCCTGAAAGCCAAGCTGCGGACGGAGCCACGTCGCTGGCTGGTCACGGGCGCGGCCGGCTTCATCGGTTCCAACCTCGTCGAGGCCCTCCTGGGCTTGGGGCAGCAGGTCGTCGGCATCGATAATTTTGCTACTGGGTTTGCCCATAATCTCGACGACGTCAAGAGATCCGTCTCGCAGGAGTCCTGGGGGCGGTTTCGCTTCCTTGAGGGTGACATCACGAGGCTCGGTGATTGCGCCGCGGCCTGCGAAGGCGTGGACTACGTCCTGCATCAGGCTGCTCTGGGATCCGTGCCACGCTCCCTCGAAGATCCGTTGAGAACGCATCGAGCCAATGTTGACGGATTCATGACAATGCTGCTGGCTTCCCGGGATTCGGGAGTAAAGCGTTTCGTTTTCGCGGCTTCCAGTTCGACCTATGGCGATCATTCTGCGTTGCCCAAGGTTGAAGAACTAATCGGGGAGCCACTCTCGCCGTATGCCCTGTCGAAGTACGTCAACGAGCTCTATGCCAGCTTGTTTTCCCGACTATATGGCCTCGAGTATGTTGGCCTCCGGTACTTCAACGTCTTCGGCCCCCGGCAGGATCCAGAAGGTCCCTATGCCGCCGTGATCCCCAGGTGGATCAGTAACCTCTTGGCGGGGCAAATATGCGAGATAAACGGCGACGGCGAGACCAGCCGAGATTTCTGCTACGTCGATAATGCCATCCAGGCTAACATCCTGGCGGCACTCACGTTGGACCCGGATGCAATCAACGAGGTGTATAACGTGGCGTTTGGAGAGCGTACGACCCTCAATGAGCTCTACAGGATGATCCGAGATCGCCTTGCGGCCCAGTCTGAGGGACTACGAGACCTCGAACCCGTGTATGCCGACTTCCGTCATGGGGACGTGCGGCATTCCCAGGCGGACATTGGCAAGGCCAAGCGCCTCCTCGGTTTTTTGCCCACGCATTCGGTCGAACTCGGCCTCGACGAAACGTTGCGCTGGTACGCCACCGGTCAGGATCCTTCGGACAAGGGTCTAGTGCAGAACGGAGCCAGTCGGTGA
- a CDS encoding undecaprenyl/decaprenyl-phosphate alpha-N-acetylglucosaminyl 1-phosphate transferase encodes MPQALLGAVIAFAVSLLLTSVLVVAGNRFGWVALPRPDRWHQRPTALYGGVGIFVALLVAAAVVIPSLAGRVSYEFAGLLLGGVLTFAIGLRDDIRAVNAIVKLTGQVVACIVFLVGLGLQFAPGHSELFLLTLPVAILWMLGLTNGFNLLDNMDGLTAGTSLVVGTILSLFLSLAGVPAMGAVAAIAAGASAGFLVFNFQPKHSAKIFMGDCGSMVLGYMLAGLALIGAWKLAGHGMIQGLAVPILIMAVPIFDTTLVTVRRKVEGRSISHGGKDHSSHRLVYAGLSEKQAVLVLWALSAVAGGTALGVWKLDNSAVSIGAVAVFTVALGLLGSYLSRFAQKRSLPAGFNNSASSASPLDGPSPAGARVLSSGATN; translated from the coding sequence ATGCCCCAAGCGCTCTTGGGCGCGGTGATAGCCTTTGCGGTCAGTCTACTTCTGACGAGCGTTCTGGTAGTAGCCGGCAACCGGTTCGGCTGGGTGGCCCTGCCGCGGCCGGATCGATGGCACCAACGGCCCACCGCGCTTTATGGCGGTGTAGGGATCTTCGTCGCTCTTCTGGTCGCAGCGGCAGTCGTGATACCGTCCCTGGCGGGACGCGTATCCTACGAATTCGCCGGCCTGCTGCTCGGCGGCGTGTTGACCTTTGCCATAGGCCTCCGGGACGATATCCGGGCGGTCAATGCTATCGTGAAGCTGACCGGCCAGGTCGTTGCTTGCATCGTCTTTCTCGTCGGACTGGGCCTGCAGTTCGCACCTGGACACAGCGAACTCTTCCTGCTGACGCTGCCCGTTGCGATCCTGTGGATGCTTGGTCTGACAAATGGCTTCAACTTGCTGGACAACATGGACGGCCTCACGGCGGGCACCTCACTGGTCGTTGGAACGATCCTTTCGCTCTTTCTGTCCCTTGCTGGCGTGCCTGCAATGGGTGCGGTCGCGGCGATTGCAGCGGGCGCCAGCGCCGGCTTCCTCGTGTTCAACTTCCAACCAAAGCACAGTGCGAAAATTTTCATGGGCGACTGCGGAAGTATGGTACTCGGATACATGCTTGCCGGCTTGGCGCTCATAGGCGCCTGGAAGCTCGCCGGACACGGTATGATTCAGGGGCTCGCCGTGCCGATTCTGATTATGGCGGTGCCGATCTTCGACACCACGTTGGTGACAGTCAGGCGCAAGGTGGAGGGTCGCTCCATTTCCCATGGCGGGAAGGACCATAGCTCGCACCGGCTCGTCTACGCCGGGCTGTCCGAGAAGCAGGCCGTCCTCGTTCTCTGGGCACTGAGCGCGGTTGCGGGCGGCACCGCCTTGGGGGTGTGGAAGCTCGACAACAGCGCGGTGTCGATCGGGGCGGTAGCCGTATTCACCGTGGCGCTTGGCTTGCTGGGCAGCTATTTGAGTCGATTCGCCCAGAAACGCTCTCTGCCGGCCGGCTTCAACAACTCGGCCAGCAGCGCTTCACCTTTAGACGGCCCCTCCCCCGCGGGGGCGCGGGTGCTGTCTTCTGGCGCCACGAATTGA